A genomic window from Candidatus Bathyanammoxibius amoris includes:
- a CDS encoding sugar phosphate nucleotidyltransferase: METTKDMKGVVLAGGLGTRLGPLTKVTNKHLLPVYDRPMIHYPLKTLIDAGIRDIMVVTGGCRAGDFLGLLRNGRDFGLKRLHYTYQEGEGGIAEALALAEDFADGGSIAVILGDNIFQKDLSCHVTAFLEQEHSARLLLAQVKSPQNFGVARFGPHTPGMIAAHGPMGRLVEIIEKPRTPPSEFAVTGFYMYDSDVFDVIRGLKPSERGELEITDVNNAYLRAGELEYSILDGWWIDAGSSPLNLAMATRLVAAGEGVCCDPTSTGESEQVQEACLA; encoded by the coding sequence ATGGAGACGACAAAAGACATGAAAGGCGTAGTGTTGGCGGGCGGGCTTGGGACACGGCTGGGTCCGCTGACAAAGGTAACGAATAAGCACCTGCTGCCGGTCTACGACAGGCCCATGATACATTACCCCCTGAAGACCCTGATAGACGCAGGGATACGGGACATTATGGTGGTAACGGGCGGTTGCAGGGCGGGTGATTTCCTCGGACTGCTTAGGAATGGCAGGGACTTTGGCCTCAAGAGGCTTCACTACACCTATCAGGAAGGCGAGGGTGGAATTGCCGAAGCGCTGGCGCTGGCAGAAGACTTCGCAGACGGCGGGTCTATAGCGGTCATACTTGGGGACAATATATTCCAGAAGGACCTGAGTTGCCACGTCACGGCGTTCCTCGAACAGGAGCACAGCGCGCGTCTTCTCCTTGCGCAGGTTAAAAGTCCGCAAAATTTCGGGGTGGCGAGATTCGGCCCGCATACGCCAGGCATGATCGCAGCTCATGGACCGATGGGTAGGCTGGTCGAGATAATCGAAAAGCCCCGGACCCCGCCTTCCGAGTTTGCCGTCACCGGGTTTTATATGTACGACAGCGACGTCTTCGACGTCATCAGGGGTCTGAAACCCTCAGAACGCGGCGAACTTGAGATAACCGACGTGAACAACGCATACCTGAGGGCGGGTGAACTTGAGTACAGCATTCTGGACGGCTGGTGGATAGACGCGGGAAGTTCTCCGCTGAATCTGGCCATGGCTACAAGATTGGTGGCGGCCGGGGAAGGTGTTTGCTGCGACCCCACCAGCACAGGTGAGAGCGAACAGGTGCAGGAGGCATGTTTAGCATGA
- a CDS encoding glycosyltransferase has product MISIILTTYNRCEFLRDSLQTLAEQDYPGTTQLVLCDDGSTDGTLEVAGQFRQDFDDFQIIRENPTDGQRLSEVRYVKLINKALPLCKGKYITYATDDDLYHPQRNRTLAEFLESRPDVFLAYHYMKVFRVSRDKDYLEAIWDLSHEWTPGLRYWVENIRNYIDHSAMMHRNMFRDNIKWDDDTRYMKCGDWGFLKRVLAADKKVAHVPEYLAVGRKITGMSVHFDGVEKYQDTVRNIDTERKMVEKKGVECYP; this is encoded by the coding sequence ATGATAAGCATAATATTAACCACGTACAACCGCTGTGAGTTCCTGAGGGATTCGCTTCAGACGCTGGCCGAGCAGGATTACCCCGGCACCACTCAGCTCGTCCTATGCGATGACGGCTCCACAGACGGGACCCTTGAGGTGGCCGGGCAATTCAGGCAGGATTTCGACGATTTCCAGATAATCCGGGAGAATCCCACAGACGGACAGAGGCTTAGCGAGGTGCGCTATGTAAAGCTGATAAATAAGGCCCTTCCGCTCTGTAAAGGGAAGTACATTACTTACGCAACCGACGACGACCTTTATCATCCGCAGCGAAACCGGACTCTGGCGGAATTCCTTGAGAGCCGTCCTGACGTATTCCTGGCCTATCACTATATGAAGGTCTTCAGGGTTTCCAGAGATAAAGATTACCTGGAGGCGATTTGGGACCTGTCGCACGAGTGGACACCGGGGCTGAGATACTGGGTCGAGAACATCCGGAACTACATAGACCATTCTGCGATGATGCACCGTAACATGTTCAGAGACAACATAAAGTGGGATGACGACACGCGTTACATGAAGTGCGGAGACTGGGGTTTCTTGAAACGGGTCCTTGCCGCCGACAAGAAGGTTGCGCATGTGCCGGAATATCTGGCAGTTGGGAGGAAGATCACCGGCATGAGCGTACACTTCGACGGTGTTGAGAAATATCAGGACACGGTGAGAAACATTGATACGGAGAGGAAGATGGTTGAGAAAAAAGGGGTAGAGTGCTATCCTTAA